AGTTACTCGATATGAAAGTCCATAAAGAAATGAGTACCCGATTTTGAGTTTTGAAACCTGAGTAATGCTCTAAAATAGCAATTATTCAATCTGTAATAACGCTCTTTTCAGTATATCCATTATCCTACCCCTAGACTTCACCGATACAAGATGCATTGCTTcccttgtctgtctgtctgtctgtctgtccgtccgtctgtctgtctgtctacctgtGTACTTTATAGTAAACATGTACACGTGAGTGCATGGTGCTATAACTCGTGGTTTCATTGAAGTTCTTCAAGACTCTTTATTGCCTTGTGTTCCACTAGTCGTAAAGGTCCCGAAAGATAGTTTGTTTCTTTATAAAGATTGATCAGCGTTGCACCTGTTCAAAGCGATATCTGTCACAATAAAGTAATACCTTGTGACATTTGCGTTGTCTAGGATACCTCTACATTCGTTACACTGGGGGTGGAAAGAAAGAGATCGATGAAAGATTATGGACTTTCACTTTTCATAAATTACATCTAGgcttttattacatgcctcgatgcgagtgcaaatcagtgcattgatttgaataggaacatccgggatgttagcgggccggtgaacgatgtactgaccggtttccatggttacccggtccagtgaagcccttcgacgttttcgacgtcaaagtagacgcttaacgctagatgtaaaatatccatgcgcgcactgctattttgactttcgttaaaatctgtttgatgttggtcgataatggtaaaattgtttgaaaatgccctgcatgtaactaaatgtcatatagcatttactgtgaagaggcatgtaataaaatattattgcctgaatacatggtttatgtgccctcgcagcaggagacaatttgccctcctggcgtcgggcaaattgtcacctgctcccgggcacataaacccatgtattcaggcaataatataaaatatttttctgtcGTTGCATATGAATTCAAGCAAAATAGTGGACATATGAAACTGAGGCGACCTCTGAATATGACAACAACCGTAAGCCAACGGCTTCTTCTTGTTTCTGTGCTTACTATATATGGAGAATATCAAGAGACGTGGCCAACTGACTTCTAGAATCAACTCACGCGATTTCCATCTGTAAAACGGActatttttctttccacaggtaCACATCCAACAACCAATCATTGAGGTTAGAACAGAGAACTTACCGAACCACTACCTGATCTGCTCAGTTTTATCGTGTGTCTTTTGTTTCTGGCCACTTGGGTTGATTGCCATATATGCGTCACTAGACGTAAGGAAATTATGTTATCGTTTAAATCTCGTCTTTCTTCAAACTAGCCGTTAGCAGTCGAGAACTCACGATTAAACTATTTTCAAAACGGTTTAATGTATGAAAAAGCCAAAACTTGGTTTGAATGGGTTTAGAAAGTTCTACACGTTTTTGTCTTAAAGGTGTCCCCGTCTTCGTATATTTTTCTTGCTGACCTCGTCTTGTAGGTTTGTTCCGTACACCCCCGAGGTTAAAGTTTGGCATTATGAACCATTCGAAATACGCGACTCTAAAAGATTGTCAAGGAGAGTTTTGGAACAGACAGGCAAACTCAATTGTGGGATAGCTGGGACATTTACAAACCATAGAGTCACTGTGGTAAAATAGCCACAGCAACTGATTAATTATCGTGAAATTTGGCGCCAAATGTAATGATTTTGTAATCACTTCTCTTTGCAGACGATTCGCTCGAACCAGAAGGGTGATATACATGCAGCACGATTCTCATCGGATGTTGCAATGAAGCTCAATATAGCATCTGTATTATTCGGTATCATATTTATAGCACTTgttgcatatgcatgccatcaATATCTGGCAGATAACATTTAATGAAGTACTCCAGTGCCCATCGGATTCAGTGTAATAGTATGACGTAATAGAAAGTAGGggtaaaaatgagaaatttcgTTCTTGCCAGGATAGGACGATGCTCTaaaagcgccaccaacgtccGAAAAGCAAGTACTTCTTGTGTACAGTCTGTGTTATTTGGATAACATATAAGACTATTTGTGacttgtaaatttacaaagCGTAAATCGTTCTTTCAACGTAGTACATAGTGAAAGATTATGCTAAGttaataaaatgtgaaaatttgtatctttGAAAGATATGGacgaaatgaaaaatgtactatGGCATATTTCACCTTCGAAGCTTTCAATTTCTTTACGTTTTCGTTCAGACCTCTGTTTTGTAAGTTTGTTATATCTGTTTATATCCATTACTCTCCTGAATTAGTTTTCACACagttttaatatgaaaaataaaggaaaagCAGACATGAATTACTTTTAcgtatgaaaatattattttcaacagGTCATTAGTATATCCGATTAGTAAAGTTCCAATGAGTGCCACCTAATGTGGCTTTCTGAAACTTATTTGTTTTGCCCCTGTATGGTACACAAATGGTAGGAAAATTGTCGTTGGAGACGGCAACATTTATTTTGTGCGGCACATATGACAATTGCATTTACCCTTGATCACGCAGTcccctttatatatatatatatatatatatatatatatatatatatatatatatatatatatatatatatatatatatatatatatatatatatttaacaaTTTAAAAATCTATATTCCAAGGAATCTATTTCTTGGCAAACTGAACACAGCATTGTATCTTTTATcttctaaaaaatacaaatatttgttaCATGGGAGTAGACGGTGCAAAAGCTTCCATTTGAACTCTCTTAGTTTAAGTTCATTTGTAATATCATAcacattttttccaaataggGTTGATTTCTGATTCTCTAGGAGttacatttaaattgtgaaaccATTTCAAAAGCTGGTACATAGGGGGTTCTGTACGCTTTCGTATGAGAATGGAATACAGTGCCTTGCATGTCAGTTTGTTCAGGGGACTTGTACAATCAttgacaaaacttcaaaattatCATCTGTAGAAATCATGgaataaaaacaacaatatttccTAGACCAGCCAAGTAAGAAGTGACGATCTGCATGGTCCACACTGTGATTCACATCATACCAAGCGTTCAAAACATTAACATAGAAAACTGGTAAAGCAGCTACAATACAATTTGGAACAACACGCCATAGAGATGTTGTTGTaataaatttgtgttattatcaaGATAAAAATACGATCATGGTAACGCTGCCCATCCATGTCGTGTCTTTACTTTCCACTAATCTTTTCAATCACATAGCCTGCAGTGCTTGCACTTGACATTTTACATTGATATGTTTGATACCTCCACATTTGTAACCTCTTTCAAgcaatttgtttgaaatttttctttttcgTTTGACAAAGATGTCAATAAGACTGGACTTTCTGAAAGATATCTTCTGGTATACCAATTACAGAAGCaaggtacattatctttgatACAGCAAGAGATTTTGAAATAACGATACGCCCATAAATTGTAAGGTGGCGCCTTCCCCaagaatttaacaaattttcgagtgatttcactttttcttccCAATTTAATTTCTTGCACAGTATATCATCATAACCAAAATATACACCCAGTGTTTTCACAGGGTTTGTAGTCCATTTAATGTCACCAACTTTGACATCCTTGTGTCTAAGCTTGCCCAAAAGAACCCCTGTCCTTTTCTTCTTATTCAGCTTTAACCCGCTACATTTGTGAAAGTTTTCCATAACTGTAAGAACTGATTCAACAGAGGCAATATCTTCAACAAAAATAGTTGTGTCATTTGCTAATAATTGAAATCTTTGCTTCACGTATTGTGTTGTTTGGACCAGTTAATTTGAAACCTTTAATGCTTTTGTCATACCTTATTTTACATGCTAATATTTCGATCGCCAATACAAATAACAGGGCTGACAAAGAACAGCCCTGCCTGACACCTCTTTGAAGAATAAGTATTCAGAGCACCACACTTTGTACagaattatatattatagcccaaacatgggactatgtgcccgagggaaggtgaccatttgcccgacgttaggagggcaaatggtctcctgcccctaGGGTACATAGTCTCTTGTTTGGgctatgatatttttattacatgcctctctttcTCAGCTTGctccaaaaatatttacgtttattggcaaattatagtcaaatgctttattttcattttagacgaaaaacggttaaaaatagaacgattttcatcatcgaatggcacattgatatatttaaactactgttatgcggtttatcaatatttttatgcgaaattttccaaaaaccggagGCTGTGCAAAcgtgaaatttcaagacttttacatccaaaagttttcaagttgaaaatagttccggttcattttcagtccagtgatgattATGCGGCCCGCGACATCATCGGCGAGTTActattgaatcctatggagcgcgcaacgttcgatatacgaggcatgtaataaacagCTCTGGGTGTCATTATAAAGTGTTTTCACCCGCTGACCTTTATATTTGtcaaagatgcccttatcaCTGGATATCGTTGagatgcgtttgcttattgcgACAGGTATGTGTTTAATTATAGTTGGCGGATGATTATACTGCTTGTGGACATATATTGTTTGGTAGTTTGGTTTGCGATACGGATAGAACTTGCCGTCATTCAGATTAAATGTCACCCAAGAAGTTTGTTACTTTCTGGTTTGATGTAAAGAACCACGACTAAACTGTGTTAACGATCAAGGGAGACATTGTAGGGAGTGCACCCCTTTAGACGCGTAAACTATCGAAATACTCCTTTATCCATTGCTAGGTGTGACCTATAAATCCATTTTTGGCCGAACTTATCCGCAGCGAAGGTATTTCACAGGTGAGCTCTAAAATTTTCAACAAGACACTACACCCTGTACCTCTTGTTAAGTATGAACGCTGTTTCTTATGACCTGGTGACGTTCCGAGTATCTGACAGGAGGTAGGTTGGAAAAATGTTACGTAGACTTAAGAATTATTTACTTTCAACTCGATTAATAATCATCATCAGGTATTTGCCGAATTCGCTTACTTTTAATTCGAAGTTGACTTtagtaattttaattttatttttttaaagccCTGTTGAGTCTCGGACATTGGATATCCCGCAAAATGTTCACTATCTGCTGATATCATGAAACATACTCCTttaaataaatcagatttttgcCCTTCGATTACCTTTAAGTTTTCTCAAATTGTTGTTATACACCAAGTTATCATCACCATTGGGTATACGTGGACCTCAATTGTCAGTGTCGTGAAAAATTCCCAAGTGGGACCTTGAATTTTTGTCTCCTGTACGTTGTTAGCTTAAAGAAGCAAATGGGCCATGCAAAAATGTTGCTGGATTTATAGTATCGGACTGTGCCGACAGGACGTTCAATTGATCCCTGGACTGGATATAAGGATATCTCTCACTGTCTGCCTGTCTGAATATGCTAAACCATATAGATAGTAGGCACACAACGCGACAGTTACCACGTGCTGATAGTCACGTGATCCCTTAACGACAAGAAAGACACTTCCTCAAATTTACCCAAAGAGCCGAATATTTAGTTCGAGAACAACTCTTCCAGCATGTCACAGGAAAAATGTGAGTAAGGTACCTCAAAATATTGTGTTGCCATGTACAGGTGACAGTGTCCCCTCTCagtttatttctttttcaaaaataggtgTTGTTGTAATATGCTCACGGCTTCCGTTTTCACTTTGCTTGTTTCATACCTTCTGTCATATATAAACGGAGACaaactttttgtcttttttccccAACAGCGACATTGATCGGAGACGGACATTCATACCAGAGCTCCCCATATGGAACACCGCCAGTCTACCATACGACGACACCACCTGTACAGGTATGTCGTTAAGCAAAGCGATTTGCGTATCGCCATACGCTTTCACGATTGAAAACGTTTTGTACTCCGAAACCATACGGACTGATATATATAAAACGCCAGACGAACTGTCGGTTCGGGTAATTATCACTGTCCTTTCCGATagaacatttgaaatattataaCCTACCCTAGGTTTCATTTCCTACAGATATTTCAGGGTGAAACTTTGTAGTTAGTGTAAACACACCTCTAGAGTGAAAACCTTTGGTCAAACTTTCATAAACGAGACTTGAAACCATTTTTCTTCATTAtcggaataaaaaaaatcagggtgatCACGCAAATTTGAGACTGGACACAATGTATCTAAATTTACCGAAATTTGCGagacaaaatggccacaatcgCTGTATTAACGCGATGAttgagaaaacatatttttcaatgtTCAGTTCACAAAAGCACTGAAGATGGTCAAACTTCCTATACTTcaagatcttcaaaatgaaCTCACACAAGCAGTACATAAGAAAAGAATGTGTCTGAATATATGTTTCCGAGACGCAATCTAAAGTCGAGTTGGTGTAAAACGGTACTCGTTGCGTTATTAAGGATCGAGTTCTTCGCTAGCCTTATTGGGCCATAAGGAAGAACAGGTTTATCTAGACCATCGgataaatgcaaataaaattatgaacaaTGGGAAGTGCTTGGTTCAACAAGTCATTAGTATTGTCACATTTATCTAACACACGCTAGTACTATGTGGTTGCGCCATATCGGGCGTATCTTGGCAGATTTGCATGGTGAAGTGAAAGAAGTTTGCAATGTTTTCTCAGCGTGTTCATGAAATTGTGCCCCACGCCTGAAAATTAGGTGGTAGACTTGGGGAtttattttcttacattttactGCGAACAAGATAGTCAAACAAAGtgaaagcatcaatttttccaTGATTTAATTGATACAATTTTTCCAGGTACTGCTCTCAAATCATGTACAAATCATTGCACCAGAATAAAGCGCAACTACATGTATCGTTATTGGCTGTTCTATTGGGTACTTACACCCAAGTGTCATGTACGTCACCAACGCAGAATGAAAGCCGATATTTTGCCTTTGAAGATGGTGGGTATCACtggaaaaaaaagcaaaattcacAGTTACGAGCCCAAGTTACGTCCCAATTTTCCACTTGCTTATATGTTCTCTCGACCAGCTAATTAATCACGGTCAAAGGATCTCTACGAAATTTTTAATCTTTCCACCATCTTGTCATTTACATTGCTAGCACCTTAGACCTATCATATCATTAAGTAGGCCTATAGACAGAATAACTAACACGAACGACATATATCTTGTTCCGAAAGAGATATTCCTATATTTTGATCTTTTCGACTATGCTGTTGACTACCAATTTTTTATCCACTATAATTGCTTGTTTCCTCAACTCTCGCTGAGATCTGGACGAGATTACGCTCAGTTTATTGCACAACAGCGAGAGCAAAAATTATTACCGGGCCACTTCAGAGGCAACTTTTAGACAAGTTTAGATTGCCACAAAGCAGCTTTTATTGGGTAGTGTTATACGGGATTAACTTGACTAACAATATATTCACGAATTAAAGTTCTCTAATTTGTTTCGATTCCATACAGGTGCAACCTGGTCCTGGACAGCCGAATGTCGTCCATGCTCACCAGCATTACGCTCAACAGATGAATAACCCTCCTAACGATTACTTGGTTTGGTCGATACTGGCTTGTATTTTCTGCTTTTGGCCCCTCGGAGTTGCCGCTATAATCAAGTCACTCGATGTAAGCCAAAATTACGATACCTCCAACCTCTGAAAACACGTACTTCATAGATATGTTGATTATTTTAGCAGCTTCTCATTAAACTCTGAATGTTTGTGTATTAcaagaaattttgaataattttatgcGTGTACGCCCGAAAGAGGGCAGTATTGCTGTTCGCACACCAGGCTATACAGGTTACATTTGCGTTTGAGTGACAGTAGCCTTGCCACAGTCTCGGTTACCAAAATATTGAGATCGATGAAGTACGTTGATATTGTAATACGTGTCACAACCGAAGATAAGTCTATTGTAATCAACAATGAAATccatcagaaaaaaatcaacaatcaGCAAACATAGAAAAACGAAAACCAGCAAACATCCCAGCAAAAATAAGAACTCTGTGACAAAACAGCCAAACGGGTATATGCCTTTAAAAACAACTATTGCAGCTCTTTTATTTCGTAACACTGCATTCATTCTAACAATGTAGGTGAATGGCATCTGGTCTATCATTCAGATTAATACTGTAACACCAATTAAAGctattaaattaaaatattgtgcTCTCAGGTACTAATATCCTAAAGGACATAGTTAGCAAGGTCATTTAAAGCCACTTCTTGTGGCTGCAGTGTTCGTATCTGGTAGAAAGGAATGTTGCGGGGGTTTTACTTGATCTCTGAAATATTATAGTAACAGTATAGTATACT
Above is a window of Ptychodera flava strain L36383 chromosome 19, AS_Pfla_20210202, whole genome shotgun sequence DNA encoding:
- the LOC139118282 gene encoding proline-rich transmembrane protein 1-like — translated: MSQEKSTLIGDGHSYQSSPYGTPPVYHTTTPPVQVQPGPGQPNVVHAHQHYAQQMNNPPNDYLVWSILACIFCFWPLGVAAIIKSLDVRRSVSMGDRERAERSSKYAKYLIVASVILGVILLTTLIVIVAV